The Aedes albopictus strain Foshan chromosome 1, AalbF5, whole genome shotgun sequence genomic interval CTGCCAAGAAGCCCCATCTCAAGCCTGTGAAAACCAAGATGTGCATCCGGAAGTCCGACATGCGCCAGTGTCGGTTGTGCCTGAGGGTCCTTGCGCGGGAGGACGTACGCGAGACAACCACCCCCGGGTCGGACTTCCGTCGGAAGATCATGGACGCCGTCGGGGTCAAGATTACCGCCGAGGACAAGCTCAGAACGGTTTGCATCAACTGTCTGCTGGTGGTGGACATGATCTACGACTTCCGGGCGGCATGCAACAAGGCCAACACACTGCACGCGATCAAACTGCTGATGATGCATCCGGGCAGTTGGATGAGCGAGGAGAACAAGACCACGATAGAGGCCTGCCACCGGGCTTTGAAACGGAACCGAGCCGAGATGGATGGGTTGTTCAACTGCTCCTGGGTTGGCGGGAACGCTGGAAAGAAATTCCGAACGACACAGAAGGAAGTGGTGCTAGATAGCGGAGATGCTCCGAAGGTTGGGAAAGGCGAGCTCAGCGACAGCGATCCGGAAATGAGCGAGGAGTTCGGGAAGCAGGTTGATCAACAAACGCGTCACCAAGATTCGATCGACGCCAGTTCCGACGACGAAAAGACCAAGCCAGTTTCTCCACGGGTGAAAAAAGATTCCACCGCTCGCTTCATGTGTGACATTTGTGGTTCCCTGGTGCTAAACAACAACGCAGAACATCACAAGAACATGCATTTGGGCGTGCGACCTTACAGCTGCGACTTGGAGGGCTGCGATGCTACGTTCCATTCGTTAAGGGCCAAACGCAAGCACTGCACCAGCAAAGGTCAGCACATTTCGACGGCGGAGCAGGAGAAGCAAATCAAGTGCGAACTGTGCCACCGAATGGTCAAATCCAAGAATATGCGATCGCACATGTGGGCACAGCACTCCAACAAGTCCGTTCATCCGCTGAAGACGCAGTGCAAAATTTGCGAGAAGTATTACTACAAGTTAGTGTTGGTTTCAAAGAGTTTAGCaagaaattttcctaaaaattccgCTACAACTACCCTTCTTTCGTTATTTTTCGCAGGATCTACATCAAGGACCACATGGCGACCCACACGGGAGAGCTGCCGCACAAGTGCGAGTTTTGCGGCCGAGGATTTGCCGCCTACAACAACCTAGTGATTCACAGACGAAAGTACCACAGCGAACAGTTGGGATTAACGTGAGAAAAGACTTGGATTTCGAAGCATCAATAATATGAACGGCAACTCTTCATCGATGTTCAACAATAAACAGAACTCCAAAAATATAATTCAACTGGATTTGGATTGTCTTAAGATCTAGAAAGTCACAGCTTGCGTCATATAACTAGTTTACGGGAAGCGTTCAACGTCCCTCTTTCGACTACCCCGCTTAAGGAATGTCACCTACCTCCGCCATCCGTCGCCCCACCACCGTCGTCATCCGCCGCAAACCGGATCCGGTCGGCTTCCGCCATCAGTTCTCCGTAGCCAAAGGCCGGCACCCCATTGACCAGGGCCTTATTCCGCAGGTTGACGTCGTTCGACAGCAGCATCAGGTCCGTTCCGGCCCGACCGGCGATGATCTGCCGTACCTGGAAGCAACAGTTGACGATGTGGTCGTCGGGGTTCTCCACCGGAACCAGGTGGACCGCCGCCTCAACCGTTGACTGGCCTTTTACCCGGGGATCACGCCGCTTCAAGTGCTCGTTCAGGAAGCGGATCGACTGACTGGCGGCCTGCGACAGCGGTTTGCCCTTTTCCCGGTGCTTGATTCGATCCAGTTCCTGGAGCACGATGTACGGAATGACCAAAATCGGTTGGCCGAGGTCTGAAAGAGTATAGAAATTGAAAATAACTCCTCCGAAGGCATAGTGGAATACTCACGTGGAAATCCCTTCTCCAGCAGTCGCTCCACCCCTTTCAGGTGCGACAGGAACACGTTGGTGTCCATCACCAGGAACACGAACCGCCGGAAATGGATCGCATCAAACAGGTGCGTGCCATATTCCGGTATCGCGGTGTCCAGCACCACCGAGGTGAACCCAATGGGGAGCAGCTGCCGGACGGCGACCACTTCCCGCAGGGCCTCCTCCTCCGGAATGTCTTCCCAGTCCATGGCTTCTTCCTGGTCATCATGGTCGTCGGCTGCCGCGCTCAGGTCGGTCATTTCGGCGTCCTCGTTGAGCAGGGTGGTTTGCTGAGCTACCTCCTGGGCAAGTTGCTCGCGGATTCCGGATAGACGATCGTTGGCGGGGGATTTCACGGATCGCGGGGTGTCTTGCTCTTGCCGGATGAGGGCCTGGAGTTTCGGAGTGGATGTGATGGTGGGAGTTACTAGCGGTGATATTTGAGGGGACGGGCAGATTTGCGTCCGCTGTAAGCTCTGGAGTAGCCTGTTCGGTTGCGGAACGGTTACAATCTCTTGTGCTCCCTTTGGATCTCTTTGAATCGGCGTTTGTGGCAATAAAGTTGGCGATGATCTTCGCTCAATTGCTTGAAGAAACTGTTGAGCGTACGAAGTTTTCGGTGTTGAATCGAGAACGGCTTCCTTTGAAACCGATTCAGGTTGAGGTAGATCAGTCTTAGGAGATGGCAAGCTACTTGGCTGCGATTCATTCAATTTTTGAATATCCATAAAAATTGAAGAACTAACAGGTGCCTGCTTGGCTTTCTTGGGTATCTTAAAGGACTTCAGTTCGGAACTAGTCTTCGGAGGCGTCCCTACATCCTTGACCAGCTTCAGAAGCTCACTAGCTACCGGAGGCTTTGCGACTTCCTGCTTCACATCCTTATTCAGTCTTTTAGTCACAACACTCACAGATGTCTTCTTTGCAATCGCCTTACTCTTGGAACTAACTTCCACCGGCTTCGATTCCTTACTAGGCAACTCATCTGACCCGACACGCTTCCGCTTCAACTTCGAAGGTGAACTTCCTTCTCCCCCTTTCGCCGAAGCTTTCCCAGCCGCTTTCTTCCGTGGACTTTCCGGAGTTTTCGCCTCTCCCTTAGCCTTCGCCCTCTTCTCATTCTCAGCCTTCCTCTCCAGCTCCAACTGCTTCTGCAACTTATCCAGCCTCTCCTTGGCCAAATTCTTCTTCACCTTGAATTGAGTATCATTCTTCAGCTGCACAACCTTTTCCTGCTTTCCCTTCGCCTGCACCTTCCCAACCACGTTCCGTATGATGTCCTTTTCCTTCTCCAGTGCCTTGCTCCGACCCGGGTGTTCCCACAAGCTTTCCTTGGTCGCCACGTTGAAGTAGTAGAACCGATCCGGATGTTTCTTCGATCGGACCTTGGTCCAGTGCTTCGGAAGCACATCGTCTTCTTTGGCGTCACCGTCGCCATCGCCACCGTTGTCGGCGTTAACGACGTTCGGCGTCTGCTCCTTCTTGGCGGAACCCGCGACCTCGGAGGACATTCCTTGGTCATGAAAATTCACGGAAATTCTGCGGAGGATTTCGTCGAGCGCGCGCGCGTGATATCACTGATGTTTTGGTTTTCTCTTTGTCTCCTTTTGTTGTCCAAACATTTGCATGAATTAACGAAAGGAAGCAGAAACGGGTTAAAACGATCGATAAAGTAGGGCACGATAAATTAAAGTGCGCAACCAGCTTCAACGGAATTGTAGCGCCACTTTATCACGAAGTAGTCGCTAGTGGAACTACGTCAGATGGATACAAATATTgcctttcaagggcaaaacaaaacatactgttacccatctttgtttcggtagcgcaactaccgaactgataatgtttacctttttttacatacctGTGGTAACCGCGTCTGGCCAGCGCGAGTCTGTACATAAGACTGACTAATCGGCTGTGGTGCTGCGCAGAGTGGGTAGGCTACTGTGACTCCACACAGGTGCATGCATGCGCGAGAGTGCATTGTATACATAAAGGTGAACgagtaagacactcgtcaccacatctCCCTTTCTATAATTAGAATATATACCTTGGCTTAGGGTTTTCTAAAGTTCGCCTAATCCTTGAAACCGTTGAGTATTAAACCCTCTTAATGCCACCAATTCAATGCAGCCACCATCCTACAGACAATCGTGATGCTATTGCAAAATTAACACTTTCAAATTTCAGCAGGCCTGCTTGATGGAATGATCATCTGCATAACACCCTCTAGCTCGAAAGCACAACCGCAAATCCAATATAAGACATGATATGAAAAACAATTCTGTCTTTTTCCTGATACCAGCCAGTTCAATTACAAACATCCATGTTTCTTCCTCTGACGCTGGGACACCCATTGGGACAGAGCCTGTCTATTTGCCAAGTGATCCCTGAGCTTTCCCGGTATCCATCAACTATTGGTCATCTGCTCCGATTGATCCGCTTTTCCTTTTACACTCATGTAACAgacactaggggcaagacactgtgaaaacgagagcaactctgaggatttctgagttactctttttatcaatgatcgacgaagttggtcgaaagacatccccaaaactgcaattttcattcagcacacgcaacactttgcagtttgacattggtgccagatcacactttggcataaacgggagaaaatctgaggaactgtgaggaattctgaataacacctcgagcacagatttgctctcgttagatctgtcctgcccctagaacAGACATCAAGAAATA includes:
- the LOC109406979 gene encoding zinc finger protein 773; amino-acid sequence: MAFQVFIKTEQDPLPIEAAIKIEDEEDSTYSFPVEPDIKVEEPPDVIEHDAGPSALTTAKKPHLKPVKTKMCIRKSDMRQCRLCLRVLAREDVRETTTPGSDFRRKIMDAVGVKITAEDKLRTVCINCLLVVDMIYDFRAACNKANTLHAIKLLMMHPGSWMSEENKTTIEACHRALKRNRAEMDGLFNCSWVGGNAGKKFRTTQKEVVLDSGDAPKVGKGELSDSDPEMSEEFGKQVDQQTRHQDSIDASSDDEKTKPVSPRVKKDSTARFMCDICGSLVLNNNAEHHKNMHLGVRPYSCDLEGCDATFHSLRAKRKHCTSKGQHISTAEQEKQIKCELCHRMVKSKNMRSHMWAQHSNKSVHPLKTQCKICEKYYYKIYIKDHMATHTGELPHKCEFCGRGFAAYNNLVIHRRKYHSEQLGLT
- the LOC109406978 gene encoding transcription elongation regulator 1-like, with translation MSSEVAGSAKKEQTPNVVNADNGGDGDGDAKEDDVLPKHWTKVRSKKHPDRFYYFNVATKESLWEHPGRSKALEKEKDIIRNVVGKVQAKGKQEKVVQLKNDTQFKVKKNLAKERLDKLQKQLELERKAENEKRAKAKGEAKTPESPRKKAAGKASAKGGEGSSPSKLKRKRVGSDELPSKESKPVEVSSKSKAIAKKTSVSVVTKRLNKDVKQEVAKPPVASELLKLVKDVGTPPKTSSELKSFKIPKKAKQAPVSSSIFMDIQKLNESQPSSLPSPKTDLPQPESVSKEAVLDSTPKTSYAQQFLQAIERRSSPTLLPQTPIQRDPKGAQEIVTVPQPNRLLQSLQRTQICPSPQISPLVTPTITSTPKLQALIRQEQDTPRSVKSPANDRLSGIREQLAQEVAQQTTLLNEDAEMTDLSAAADDHDDQEEAMDWEDIPEEEALREVVAVRQLLPIGFTSVVLDTAIPEYGTHLFDAIHFRRFVFLVMDTNVFLSHLKGVERLLEKGFPHLGQPILVIPYIVLQELDRIKHREKGKPLSQAASQSIRFLNEHLKRRDPRVKGQSTVEAAVHLVPVENPDDHIVNCCFQVRQIIAGRAGTDLMLLSNDVNLRNKALVNGVPAFGYGELMAEADRIRFAADDDGGGATDGGGR